In a single window of the Delftia tsuruhatensis genome:
- a CDS encoding ureidoglycolate lyase, whose product MTTLQETPPAVLRLRALPLTAEAFAEFGDVIDSTGHTPLLINDGMTERFHALARVETGAEGHALINLFHARPYALPLRLSSMERHPLGSQAFMPLDAQPFIVVVAPVGEQVRAADLRAFVTDGRQGVNYRRGVWHHSLIALDAPARFLVVDRGGPGDNCDVLPIGDGSGVALEL is encoded by the coding sequence GTGACCACCTTGCAAGAGACCCCCCCGGCCGTGCTGCGCCTGCGCGCCCTGCCCCTGACCGCCGAGGCCTTTGCCGAATTCGGCGACGTGATCGACAGCACGGGCCACACACCACTGCTGATCAACGATGGCATGACCGAGCGCTTCCACGCGCTGGCCCGCGTGGAGACCGGCGCCGAAGGCCATGCGCTGATCAACCTGTTCCATGCCCGGCCCTATGCCCTGCCCCTGCGGCTGTCGAGCATGGAGCGCCATCCGCTGGGCAGCCAGGCCTTCATGCCGCTGGACGCCCAGCCCTTCATCGTGGTGGTCGCCCCGGTCGGCGAACAGGTGCGGGCCGCAGACCTGCGCGCCTTCGTCACCGACGGACGCCAGGGTGTGAACTACCGGCGCGGCGTCTGGCACCACTCGCTGATCGCCCTGGATGCGCCTGCACGCTTTCTCGTCGTCGATCGCGGCGGCCCTGGCGACAACTGCGACGTGCTGCCGATCGGCGATGGCTCGGGCGTGGCGCTGGAGCTTTGA
- a CDS encoding MFS transporter, whose amino-acid sequence MSSLSASAEAAGAAPALASETPAEAAVYRKVAWRLLPFIMACYVAAYLDRVNVGFAKLHMLADLQFSEAMYGLGAGLFFIGYFFFEVPSNMLMHRIGAKATISRIMIMWSLISAAMMFVTTPTQFYVLRFLLGAAEAGFYPGMILYMTYWFPSYRRARMVALFMCAIPVSGILGGPLSGGIMDLMQGVAGLRGWQWLFLIEAVPSLLLGLAVLWYLDNGIRSARWLTEAEKTLLERNIARENASKSDSHMTLRALFSDPRILKMALICFCTVMGQYGLTFWLPSLIRQSGVEGAFHIGLLTAVPFTVAVISMNLVSRSSDRMRERRWHLIVPFCVGAAGLVLSAVFSGNVYLSLAALALAAGGSLATSPLFWSLPTAILSSAGAAAGIALINSFANLAGFISPYMIGLIKDATQSTNAAMFVLAGVLLFGAFLTYTVPARLVNK is encoded by the coding sequence ATGTCGTCTCTTTCCGCATCCGCCGAGGCCGCCGGCGCGGCACCGGCCCTGGCCAGCGAAACGCCGGCCGAGGCCGCCGTCTACCGCAAGGTGGCCTGGCGCCTGCTGCCCTTCATCATGGCCTGCTATGTCGCCGCCTACCTGGACCGGGTGAACGTAGGCTTCGCCAAGCTGCACATGCTGGCCGACCTGCAGTTCAGCGAGGCCATGTACGGCTTGGGGGCAGGCCTGTTCTTCATCGGCTACTTCTTCTTCGAGGTGCCCAGCAACATGCTGATGCACCGCATCGGGGCCAAGGCCACGATCTCGCGCATCATGATCATGTGGAGTCTGATCTCGGCAGCCATGATGTTCGTGACCACGCCCACGCAGTTCTACGTGCTGCGCTTTCTGCTGGGCGCGGCCGAGGCGGGCTTCTACCCCGGCATGATCCTGTACATGACCTACTGGTTCCCGTCCTACCGGCGCGCCCGCATGGTGGCGCTGTTCATGTGCGCGATACCGGTCTCGGGCATCCTCGGCGGCCCGCTGTCGGGCGGCATCATGGATCTGATGCAGGGCGTGGCGGGCCTGCGCGGCTGGCAATGGCTGTTCCTGATCGAGGCCGTTCCCTCGCTGCTGCTGGGCCTGGCCGTGCTCTGGTACCTGGACAATGGCATCCGCAGCGCACGCTGGCTGACCGAGGCCGAAAAGACCTTGCTGGAGCGCAACATCGCCCGCGAGAACGCGAGCAAGAGCGACAGCCACATGACGCTGCGCGCGTTGTTCTCCGACCCGCGCATCCTCAAGATGGCCCTGATCTGCTTTTGCACCGTCATGGGCCAGTACGGCCTGACCTTCTGGCTGCCCTCGCTGATCCGCCAGTCGGGTGTGGAGGGCGCGTTCCACATCGGGCTGCTGACGGCCGTGCCGTTCACCGTGGCCGTGATCTCCATGAACCTGGTCAGCCGCAGCTCCGACCGCATGCGCGAGCGCCGCTGGCATCTGATCGTGCCGTTTTGCGTGGGTGCGGCGGGGCTGGTGCTGTCGGCCGTGTTCAGCGGCAATGTCTATCTTTCGCTGGCCGCGCTGGCGCTGGCCGCGGGCGGCAGCCTGGCGACATCGCCGCTGTTCTGGAGCCTGCCCACGGCCATCCTGTCGAGCGCGGGCGCGGCGGCGGGCATTGCGCTGATCAATTCCTTCGCCAATCTGGCGGGCTTCATCAGCCCCTACATGATCGGCCTGATCAAGGATGCGACCCAGAGCACCAATGCCGCCATGTTCGTGCTGGCGGGCGTGCTGCTGTTCGGCGCTTTCCTGACCTACACGGTGCCGGCCAGGCTGGTCAACAAGTAG
- a CDS encoding ABC transporter substrate-binding protein, whose protein sequence is MKRRILNQGLAAMLAAPALSLGGLPAHAQGAARLRVRLDFSPWGMHAAMHLALQKGLFKDQGLDVEIQDGTGTISTLQLLAAGQADIGQVALGTMAVAKENGLDLISVAGFARTGDLAVLVDEAQQVRTPRDLAGKKLVCFTTSPWAPFIEPFLKANGMGKGSIHLAMVAPSAMISTYASGNSDGFLSQAPFGQPMVRKTRKASALLLGDSGISFPSYGLAVAPQVLATRRDAIAKFVQVQVRAWQYIHGGNGQAHVDEAVAAILAQRPNARLDADVLRGQILAYRPFLESPSVRQLPFGQQSDADWAAAIRSLEQTGQIRPGRKPSDYYSNALLAA, encoded by the coding sequence ATGAAACGACGCATCCTCAACCAGGGCCTGGCTGCCATGCTGGCCGCGCCCGCCCTGTCGCTGGGTGGCCTGCCGGCCCATGCCCAGGGCGCCGCGCGGTTGCGCGTGCGCCTCGATTTTTCGCCCTGGGGCATGCATGCGGCCATGCACCTGGCGCTGCAAAAAGGCCTGTTCAAGGACCAGGGCCTGGATGTGGAGATACAGGACGGGACGGGCACCATCTCCACCCTGCAGTTGCTGGCGGCCGGCCAGGCCGACATCGGCCAGGTGGCCCTGGGCACCATGGCCGTGGCCAAGGAAAACGGTCTGGACCTGATATCGGTCGCGGGCTTTGCGCGCACCGGCGACCTGGCCGTGCTGGTCGACGAGGCGCAGCAGGTCAGGACGCCCAGGGACCTGGCCGGCAAGAAGCTGGTGTGCTTCACCACCAGCCCCTGGGCGCCGTTCATCGAGCCCTTCCTCAAGGCCAACGGCATGGGCAAGGGCAGCATCCACCTGGCCATGGTGGCGCCCAGCGCCATGATCTCCACCTATGCCTCGGGCAACAGCGACGGATTCCTGTCGCAGGCGCCGTTCGGCCAGCCCATGGTGCGCAAGACGCGCAAGGCCTCGGCGCTGCTGCTGGGCGACAGTGGCATCAGCTTTCCCAGCTACGGCCTGGCCGTGGCGCCCCAGGTGCTGGCGACCCGGCGCGATGCCATCGCGAAGTTCGTGCAGGTGCAGGTGCGTGCCTGGCAGTACATCCACGGCGGCAATGGCCAGGCACACGTGGACGAGGCCGTGGCCGCCATTCTTGCGCAGCGCCCCAATGCCCGCCTGGATGCGGACGTGCTGCGCGGCCAGATCCTGGCCTACCGTCCCTTCCTCGAAAGTCCCAGCGTCCGCCAGTTGCCCTTCGGTCAGCAAAGCGATGCCGACTGGGCCGCTGCCATCCGTTCCCTGGAGCAGACCGGGCAGATCAGGCCCGGCCGCAAGCCATCGGACTACTACAGCAATGCGCTCCTGGCTGCCTGA
- a CDS encoding hydantoinase/oxoprolinase family protein, which translates to MNLATQERRGVRVGCDIGGTFTDIVLAMPDGRLFVNKTSTTSDDLGRAIVQGLGALIEQAGIAAGDITEIVHGTTTASNTILQKVGANTGVLTTEGFRDVLEIGRIRTPTMFDLAWSKPEPLSPRRWRRGIRERIDARGRIVTALDEAHLLAQARELVDEGAQAMAVCFLNSYINPVHELAAKALLQAHFPDLLLSVSCEVLPEIKEYERTSTTVVNAYILPAMRSYLARLRQDLQRMGVTASLQVMASNGGMMGIASATDKPVFAVASGPAGGVAGAVQIGQLGGDQDLIVFDMGGTTAKASIIAGGQASLTNEYEFRDGISAPSRFVKGGGYVLKVPAIDIAEVGAGGGSIAGIDGGGLLCVGPESAGAVPGPACYGNGNERPTVTDANMVLGYLNPRALAGGSLPVRPELSQAAIERHVGAPLGLDALAAAHGIRQVANVNMARAIRAVTVERGRDPRDMSMIAFGGGGPLHAVSVARLLGIRRVIAPIMAGVFCSAGMLSADAEHHFVKAVLRPLADCLPEALQTMAAELGDRGLAVLASEGYGREDASTVLAADLRYLGQSSELTVPLASGDFGTAAMAALVRDFQALYHQTFGYRSDEPLELVNLRVSARGRSRHRLDFATCQVDGTALQGGEGMRAVSFEAGQPPQATRVMPRAALGREPVPGPLVIESYDTTIVVPPHCSVRADAVGNIIIDLEEQAP; encoded by the coding sequence ATGAATCTGGCAACGCAGGAGCGCAGGGGGGTCCGGGTCGGTTGCGACATCGGCGGAACGTTCACGGACATCGTGCTGGCCATGCCCGATGGCCGGCTGTTCGTGAACAAGACATCGACCACGAGCGATGACCTGGGTCGCGCCATCGTCCAGGGGCTGGGCGCGCTGATCGAGCAGGCCGGCATCGCTGCGGGCGACATCACCGAGATCGTCCACGGCACGACCACGGCGTCCAACACCATCCTGCAAAAGGTGGGTGCGAACACCGGGGTGCTGACCACCGAGGGATTCCGTGATGTGCTGGAGATCGGCCGCATCCGCACGCCGACCATGTTCGACCTGGCCTGGTCCAAGCCGGAGCCGCTGTCGCCGCGCCGCTGGCGACGCGGCATCCGCGAGCGCATCGATGCGCGGGGCCGCATCGTCACCGCGCTGGACGAGGCGCACCTGCTGGCCCAGGCGCGCGAGCTGGTGGACGAGGGAGCGCAGGCCATGGCCGTGTGCTTTCTCAACAGCTACATCAACCCCGTGCACGAGCTGGCCGCCAAGGCGCTGCTGCAGGCGCATTTCCCCGACCTGCTGCTGAGCGTGTCCTGCGAAGTGCTGCCCGAGATCAAGGAGTACGAGCGCACCAGCACCACCGTGGTCAACGCCTACATCCTGCCGGCCATGCGCAGCTATCTGGCCCGCCTGCGCCAGGACCTGCAGCGCATGGGCGTGACGGCCTCGTTGCAGGTCATGGCCTCCAACGGCGGCATGATGGGCATTGCCTCGGCCACCGACAAGCCGGTGTTCGCGGTCGCCTCCGGGCCTGCCGGTGGCGTGGCAGGGGCGGTGCAGATCGGCCAGCTCGGCGGCGACCAGGACCTCATCGTCTTCGACATGGGCGGTACCACGGCCAAGGCCTCGATCATCGCGGGCGGACAGGCCTCGCTGACCAACGAATACGAGTTCCGCGACGGCATCAGCGCGCCCAGCCGCTTTGTCAAGGGCGGGGGCTATGTGCTCAAGGTGCCGGCCATCGACATCGCCGAGGTCGGCGCGGGCGGCGGCTCCATCGCCGGGATCGACGGCGGCGGCCTGCTGTGCGTGGGACCGGAGTCGGCGGGGGCCGTGCCGGGTCCGGCCTGCTATGGCAACGGCAACGAACGGCCCACGGTCACCGATGCCAACATGGTGCTGGGCTACCTCAACCCGCGCGCGCTGGCGGGCGGCAGCCTGCCGGTACGGCCCGAGCTGTCGCAGGCGGCCATCGAGCGCCATGTGGGCGCGCCGCTGGGGCTGGATGCGCTGGCCGCCGCGCACGGCATACGCCAGGTGGCCAACGTCAACATGGCGCGTGCCATCCGCGCCGTCACGGTGGAGCGCGGCCGCGATCCGCGCGACATGTCCATGATCGCCTTCGGCGGCGGCGGCCCGCTGCATGCCGTGTCCGTGGCGCGCCTGCTGGGCATACGCCGCGTGATCGCGCCCATCATGGCCGGCGTCTTCTGCTCGGCCGGCATGCTGTCGGCCGATGCCGAACACCACTTCGTGAAAGCCGTGCTCCGGCCGCTGGCCGACTGCCTGCCCGAGGCGCTGCAGACCATGGCGGCAGAACTGGGTGACCGGGGCCTGGCGGTGCTGGCCTCGGAAGGCTATGGACGCGAGGACGCGAGCACCGTGCTGGCGGCCGACCTGCGCTATCTGGGCCAAAGCTCCGAACTCACGGTGCCGCTGGCATCCGGCGACTTCGGCACCGCAGCCATGGCCGCACTGGTGCGCGACTTCCAGGCCCTGTACCACCAGACCTTCGGCTACCGCAGCGACGAGCCGCTGGAGCTGGTCAACCTGCGCGTCTCGGCGCGCGGGCGCAGCCGGCACCGTCTGGACTTTGCAACCTGCCAGGTCGATGGCACGGCCCTGCAGGGCGGGGAGGGCATGCGCGCCGTGAGCTTCGAGGCCGGCCAGCCGCCGCAGGCGACCCGCGTGATGCCACGCGCCGCACTGGGCCGCGAGCCCGTGCCGGGCCCGCTGGTCATCGAGTCCTACGACACCACCATCGTCGTGCCGCCGCACTGCAGCGTGCGCGCCGACGCGGTGGGCAACATCATCATCGACCTTGAGGAGCAAGCCCCATGA
- a CDS encoding FadR/GntR family transcriptional regulator, which translates to MEPRTALSPSASTAVAGNAARVIRGWIDSGVYPVGSLLPSQRDLSEQLGISRTSLREALSTLQGLGLVVARPGKGMYVTEAPEAPPAGEAWRFADSHALTDVYQLRYALEGFAARLAALVVQPEDVAALEANLQTMQQSIELADFAQASRLDFEFHLLIATISGNHAIADVLRGSGEVMQESQRLPFYKRGARHATSEEHAAIIDALSQGRPELAQQAMATHIVQAAQRAGVHFPTGF; encoded by the coding sequence ATGGAACCCCGTACCGCCCTCAGTCCCTCCGCCAGCACCGCCGTGGCCGGCAATGCCGCCCGCGTGATCCGCGGTTGGATAGACAGTGGCGTGTATCCCGTGGGCTCGCTGCTGCCTTCACAGCGCGATCTCTCGGAGCAGCTGGGCATCAGCCGGACCTCGCTGCGCGAGGCGCTGTCCACGCTGCAGGGGCTGGGCCTGGTCGTGGCCCGGCCCGGCAAGGGCATGTATGTCACCGAGGCCCCGGAAGCCCCGCCCGCCGGCGAGGCGTGGCGCTTCGCCGACTCGCATGCGCTCACCGATGTGTATCAGCTGCGCTATGCGCTGGAGGGCTTTGCGGCCCGTCTGGCGGCCCTGGTGGTGCAGCCCGAGGATGTGGCGGCGCTCGAGGCCAACCTGCAGACCATGCAGCAGAGCATCGAGCTGGCCGACTTCGCGCAGGCCAGCCGGCTGGACTTCGAGTTCCACCTGCTGATCGCCACCATCTCGGGCAACCATGCGATCGCCGACGTGCTGCGCGGCAGTGGCGAGGTCATGCAGGAAAGCCAGCGCCTGCCGTTCTACAAGCGTGGGGCGCGCCATGCCACCAGCGAAGAGCATGCCGCCATCATCGACGCCCTGTCCCAGGGCCGGCCCGAGCTGGCCCAGCAGGCCATGGCCACCCATATCGTGCAGGCCGCCCAGCGCGCGGGCGTGCACTTTCCCACGGGGTTCTGA
- the ahpC gene encoding alkyl hydroperoxide reductase subunit C, with the protein MSVINTQIKPFKTQAFKNGKFVEVTEKDVLGKWAVFFFYPADFTFVCPTELGDVADHYDELQKLGVEVYSVSTDTHFVHKAWHDASDTIRKIKYTMLGDPTWEISNNFEVLRPGQGLADRGTFIVDPDGVIQAVEITAEGIGRNAVDLLRKVKAAQYVRNHPGEVCPAKWEEGAKTLAPSLDLVGKI; encoded by the coding sequence ATGTCCGTGATCAACACCCAAATCAAGCCCTTCAAGACGCAGGCCTTCAAGAACGGCAAGTTCGTCGAAGTCACCGAAAAGGACGTCCTGGGCAAGTGGGCCGTGTTCTTCTTCTACCCCGCTGACTTCACCTTCGTGTGCCCCACCGAGCTGGGCGACGTGGCCGACCACTACGACGAACTGCAAAAGCTGGGCGTGGAGGTCTACTCCGTGTCCACCGACACCCACTTCGTGCACAAGGCATGGCACGACGCCTCCGACACCATCCGCAAGATCAAGTACACGATGCTGGGCGACCCGACCTGGGAAATCAGCAACAACTTCGAAGTCCTGCGTCCCGGCCAGGGCCTGGCTGACCGCGGCACCTTCATCGTCGATCCCGACGGCGTGATCCAGGCCGTGGAAATCACCGCCGAAGGCATCGGCCGCAACGCCGTCGACCTGCTGCGCAAGGTCAAGGCTGCCCAGTACGTGCGCAACCACCCCGGTGAAGTCTGCCCCGCCAAGTGGGAAGAAGGCGCCAAGACCCTGGCTCCTTCGCTGGACCTGGTCGGCAAGATCTAA
- the ahpF gene encoding alkyl hydroperoxide reductase subunit F produces MLDNNLKAQLQAYLERLQRPVELVASLDDSQGARELKELLLEIRELSDKITVVEHNDADVRKPSFLITNPGVDTGVRFAGVPLGHEFTSLVLALLQVGGHPSKESAELLEQVRNIDVPLHFETYYSLSCHNCPDVVQALNLMSVLNPRITHTAIDGGLFQKEVEQREVMGVPTVFVNGERFGQGRMELAEIVAKVDTGAAAREAARISAKDAFDVLIVGGGPAGAAAAIYAARKGIRTGIAAERFGGQVLDTVDIENFISVSKTEGPQLAAAMERHVRDYEVDIMNLQTASKLIPAATEGGLIEVQTASGASLKAKTVILSTGARWRNMNVPGEDKYRTKGVTYCPHCDGPLFKGKDVAVIGGGNSGVEAAIDLAGIVRSVTLLEFAGELKADAVLQKKLRSLPNVTVILNAQTTEVNGDGKKVTGLTYKDRTTEEVRTVALEGIFVQIGLLPNTDWLKGTVELTRFGEIVIDAKGHTSVPGVFGAGDCTNVPYKQIIIAAGAGSTAALSAFDHLIRH; encoded by the coding sequence ATGCTTGACAACAACCTGAAAGCCCAATTGCAGGCCTACCTGGAGCGCCTGCAGCGTCCGGTGGAGCTGGTGGCTTCGCTGGATGACAGCCAGGGTGCGCGCGAGCTGAAGGAACTGCTGCTGGAAATCCGCGAGCTGAGCGACAAGATCACCGTCGTCGAGCACAACGACGCCGACGTGCGCAAGCCCTCGTTCCTGATCACCAATCCCGGCGTGGACACCGGCGTGCGTTTCGCAGGTGTCCCCCTGGGCCATGAATTCACCTCCCTGGTGCTGGCCCTGCTGCAGGTCGGCGGCCATCCCTCCAAGGAATCGGCCGAACTGCTGGAGCAGGTGCGCAACATCGACGTGCCGCTGCACTTCGAGACCTATTACTCGCTGTCCTGCCACAACTGCCCGGACGTGGTGCAGGCGCTGAACCTGATGTCCGTGCTCAACCCCAGGATCACGCACACCGCCATCGACGGCGGCCTGTTCCAGAAGGAAGTGGAGCAGCGCGAGGTCATGGGCGTGCCCACGGTCTTCGTCAACGGCGAGCGCTTCGGCCAGGGCCGCATGGAGCTGGCCGAGATCGTCGCCAAGGTCGACACCGGCGCCGCTGCGCGTGAGGCGGCCAGGATCTCCGCCAAGGACGCCTTCGACGTGCTGATCGTCGGTGGCGGCCCGGCCGGCGCGGCAGCGGCCATCTATGCGGCACGCAAGGGCATCCGCACCGGCATCGCCGCCGAGCGTTTCGGCGGCCAGGTGCTGGACACCGTGGACATCGAGAACTTCATCTCCGTGTCCAAGACCGAAGGCCCGCAACTGGCGGCCGCGATGGAGCGCCATGTGCGCGACTACGAGGTCGACATCATGAACCTGCAGACCGCCTCGAAGCTGATTCCGGCCGCCACGGAAGGCGGCCTGATCGAGGTGCAGACCGCCTCGGGCGCCAGCCTCAAGGCCAAGACCGTGATCCTCTCGACCGGCGCGCGCTGGCGCAACATGAACGTGCCCGGCGAGGACAAGTACCGCACCAAGGGCGTGACCTACTGCCCGCACTGCGACGGCCCGCTGTTCAAGGGCAAGGACGTGGCCGTGATCGGCGGCGGCAACTCGGGCGTGGAAGCCGCCATCGATCTGGCCGGCATCGTGCGCAGCGTGACCCTGCTGGAATTCGCCGGCGAGCTCAAGGCCGACGCCGTGCTGCAAAAGAAGCTGCGCAGCCTGCCCAACGTCACGGTCATCCTCAACGCCCAGACCACCGAGGTCAACGGCGATGGCAAGAAGGTCACGGGCCTGACCTACAAGGACCGCACGACCGAGGAAGTCAGGACCGTGGCGCTCGAAGGCATCTTCGTGCAGATCGGCCTGCTGCCCAACACCGACTGGCTCAAGGGCACGGTGGAGCTGACGCGCTTCGGCGAGATCGTGATCGACGCCAAGGGCCATACCAGCGTGCCTGGCGTGTTCGGTGCCGGCGACTGCACGAATGTCCCGTACAAGCAGATCATCATCGCTGCGGGCGCCGGCTCCACGGCTGCACTGTCGGCCTTCGACCACCTGATCCGGCATTGA
- a CDS encoding hydantoinase B/oxoprolinase family protein, translating to MNATVAASDTAIDPITFAVVKNAMDAIVDEVAYTVLRTARSEIVKDVMDYSAALCDREGRMIAQAKTIALHLGAIPEAMAAVKARYDGRLAPGDAVIVNDPYQGGMHLPDIFMFVPFFYQAQLEGFCVVICHHTDVGGRVPGSNASDSTEIYQEGLRIPVLKLYEGGVVNDTMERVIAQNVRVPDRVLGDLRAQYAACQVGVRELTGLFDRYGRVSTRAYFAELLDYAERLTRAEIRQWPKGTFFFEDFIDDDGLSPEPIAIRVALTVHEDHVSVDYTGSSPQVRAAINSTCSYTHSCTYLSVRCALKGDVPNNAGVFRCVRIHVPEGSVLNPVEPAAVAARALTGYRVFDAMLGALAQVVPDRIPAAGEGGNTVVCLSGQDDAGKPYIIVDMICGAWGARPHADGVEAITNASQNLSNTPVETLEAQHPVRVEAYEMEPDSCGAGRYRGGLGIRRSYRVLADDVLLQLRADRMKFRPYGLQGGGPARAASNTLTRDGADQALASKVGMQIARGDRVTHVQPGGGGFGDPLLRPLAELEHDVWNHKLSADFVREHYAAVLDPHTGLADLAATEVLRASRAD from the coding sequence ATGAATGCCACCGTCGCCGCCAGCGATACGGCCATCGATCCCATCACCTTCGCCGTCGTCAAGAACGCCATGGATGCCATCGTGGACGAGGTGGCCTACACCGTGCTGCGCACCGCGCGCTCGGAGATCGTCAAGGATGTGATGGACTACTCGGCCGCCCTCTGTGACCGCGAGGGCCGGATGATCGCCCAGGCCAAGACCATCGCGCTGCACCTGGGCGCCATTCCCGAGGCCATGGCGGCGGTGAAGGCGCGCTACGACGGCCGGCTGGCCCCTGGCGACGCGGTCATCGTCAACGACCCCTACCAGGGCGGCATGCACCTGCCGGACATCTTCATGTTCGTGCCCTTCTTCTACCAGGCGCAGCTCGAAGGCTTTTGCGTGGTGATCTGCCACCACACCGATGTGGGCGGGCGCGTGCCGGGCTCCAATGCCAGCGACTCCACCGAGATCTACCAGGAAGGGCTGCGCATCCCCGTGCTCAAGCTCTACGAGGGCGGCGTGGTCAACGACACCATGGAGCGCGTCATCGCCCAGAACGTGCGCGTGCCCGACCGCGTGCTGGGCGACCTGCGCGCCCAGTACGCGGCCTGCCAGGTGGGCGTGCGTGAGTTGACGGGCCTGTTCGACCGCTATGGCCGCGTTTCCACGCGCGCCTACTTCGCCGAGTTGCTGGACTATGCCGAGCGCCTGACGCGCGCCGAGATCCGCCAGTGGCCCAAGGGCACTTTCTTCTTCGAGGATTTCATCGACGACGACGGCCTGTCGCCCGAGCCCATTGCCATCCGCGTGGCGCTGACCGTGCACGAGGACCATGTCAGCGTGGACTACACGGGCTCGTCCCCGCAGGTGCGCGCGGCCATCAACTCGACCTGCTCCTACACCCATTCCTGCACCTACCTCAGCGTGCGCTGTGCGCTCAAGGGTGACGTGCCCAACAATGCGGGCGTGTTCCGCTGCGTGCGCATCCATGTGCCCGAGGGCAGCGTGCTCAACCCGGTGGAGCCGGCGGCCGTGGCGGCACGTGCGCTCACGGGCTACCGCGTGTTCGACGCGATGCTGGGCGCCCTGGCCCAGGTCGTGCCCGACCGCATCCCGGCGGCGGGCGAAGGCGGCAACACCGTGGTCTGCCTGTCGGGCCAGGACGACGCGGGCAAGCCCTACATCATCGTGGACATGATCTGCGGCGCCTGGGGCGCGCGCCCGCATGCCGATGGGGTCGAGGCCATCACCAATGCCTCGCAGAACCTGTCGAACACGCCGGTCGAGACGCTGGAGGCACAGCACCCGGTGCGCGTGGAGGCCTATGAGATGGAGCCCGACTCCTGCGGCGCCGGCCGCTACCGGGGCGGCCTGGGCATACGCCGCAGCTACCGCGTGCTGGCCGACGACGTGCTGCTGCAACTGCGCGCCGACCGCATGAAGTTCAGGCCCTACGGCCTGCAAGGCGGCGGGCCGGCGCGTGCTGCATCGAACACGCTGACCCGCGACGGCGCCGACCAGGCGTTGGCCAGCAAGGTCGGCATGCAGATCGCGCGCGGCGACCGCGTGACGCATGTGCAGCCCGGCGGCGGCGGCTTCGGCGATCCCTTGCTGCGCCCCCTGGCCGAGCTGGAGCACGACGTGTGGAACCACAAGCTCAGCGCCGACTTCGTGCGCGAGCACTACGCGGCCGTGCTCGATCCGCACACCGGCCTGGCCGACCTGGCCGCCACCGAGGTGCTGCGCGCATCGCGCGCCGATTGA
- the bfr gene encoding bacterioferritin — MQGDAQVISWLQAQLKNELTAINQYFLHYRMYKHWGFDRLAKKEYKESIGEMKHADWLMDRIFVLDGLPNLQDLGKLQIGEDVPEALACDLRSEKTAQQTIKDGIAHCESVRDYVSRDLLQKILDDTEEHIDYLETQLDLIDKVGIQNYLQSQMDEES; from the coding sequence ATGCAAGGCGACGCACAAGTCATTTCCTGGCTGCAAGCCCAGCTCAAGAACGAGCTGACAGCCATCAACCAGTACTTCCTGCACTACCGCATGTACAAGCACTGGGGCTTCGACAGGCTGGCCAAGAAGGAATACAAGGAGTCCATCGGCGAGATGAAGCACGCCGACTGGCTCATGGACCGCATCTTCGTGCTCGACGGCCTGCCCAACCTGCAGGACCTGGGCAAGCTGCAGATCGGCGAGGACGTGCCCGAGGCGCTGGCCTGCGACCTGCGCAGCGAAAAGACCGCGCAGCAGACCATCAAGGACGGCATCGCCCATTGCGAGAGCGTGCGCGACTATGTCTCGCGCGACCTGCTGCAAAAGATCCTGGACGATACCGAGGAGCACATCGACTACCTCGAGACCCAGCTGGACCTGATCGACAAGGTCGGCATTCAGAACTACCTGCAGTCGCAGATGGACGAAGAGTCCTGA
- a CDS encoding TetR/AcrR family transcriptional regulator — protein MTETPLAKTKKRPRNAQASRERILKFASKEFAARGYDGARIDAIVARCKVSKNLIYHYFDGKEALFIEVMEQAYGAMRERQNELALTGEDPVADMRELVMKTTRHFLDQPDFLHLLSTENLHKASHIRKSRQIPAMFNPLRTALAEVLQKGKDQGVFRQDADWVNLYVSISGLGSYFITNRYTLSYVLDVDLGAPERIEGRLAHVADMVLSYLCDTSGDKRR, from the coding sequence ATGACAGAAACGCCCCTGGCCAAAACGAAGAAACGTCCCCGCAACGCGCAGGCGAGCCGCGAACGCATCCTCAAGTTCGCGAGCAAGGAGTTCGCTGCGCGCGGCTATGACGGCGCGCGCATCGACGCCATCGTGGCGCGCTGCAAGGTCAGCAAGAACCTGATCTACCACTACTTCGATGGCAAGGAGGCCTTGTTCATCGAGGTCATGGAGCAGGCCTACGGCGCCATGCGCGAGCGGCAAAACGAGCTGGCGCTCACCGGCGAGGACCCCGTGGCCGACATGCGCGAGCTGGTCATGAAGACCACGCGGCACTTCCTGGACCAGCCCGACTTCCTGCACCTGCTGTCCACGGAGAACCTGCACAAGGCATCGCACATCCGCAAGTCCAGGCAGATTCCCGCCATGTTCAATCCGCTGCGCACGGCACTGGCCGAGGTGCTGCAAAAAGGCAAGGACCAGGGTGTGTTCCGCCAGGATGCCGACTGGGTCAACCTCTACGTGTCGATCTCGGGGCTGGGCTCGTACTTCATCACCAACCGCTATACCCTGTCCTACGTGCTGGACGTGGACCTGGGCGCGCCCGAACGCATCGAAGGCCGCCTGGCCCATGTGGCCGACATGGTGCTCAGCTACCTGTGCGATACCAGCGGGGACAAGCGGCGATAA